A part of Pelomicrobium methylotrophicum genomic DNA contains:
- the glcE gene encoding glycolate oxidase subunit GlcE — translation MNDVIQGFSETLKRATADRTPLRIRGGGTKDFYGGPTIGETLRVAAYRGIVDYEPSELVITARCGTPLKEVEDVLAQHGQMLPFEPPHFGSSATLGGCVAAGLSGPRRATSGAVRDYVLGVRILDGRGTELSFGGRVMKNVAGYDVSRLMAGSLGTLGVILEVSLKVLPRPRTERTLRLDMDEAQAIETMNRWASTPLPISATFYHDGLVYVRLSGAEGAIRAAQAKIGGEAIVDDAEFWASVREHTHPFFGSGQRLWRLSVKSTTPPLQLPGRQVIEWGGALRWLVTDAPAAEIRAAAQRAGGHATLFRGADGTTPVFHPLPATLERIHRRLKQAFDPAGILNPGRLYPGM, via the coding sequence ATGAACGATGTGATCCAGGGGTTTTCCGAGACGCTCAAGCGCGCCACCGCCGACCGCACGCCGTTGCGCATCCGGGGCGGCGGCACCAAGGACTTCTACGGCGGTCCCACCATCGGGGAGACCCTGCGGGTAGCCGCCTACCGAGGCATCGTGGACTACGAGCCTTCCGAGCTCGTGATCACCGCCCGCTGCGGCACGCCCCTGAAAGAGGTGGAGGACGTGCTGGCGCAACACGGCCAGATGCTGCCCTTCGAGCCGCCTCACTTCGGCAGCAGCGCGACCCTGGGCGGATGCGTCGCCGCTGGACTGTCCGGCCCCCGGCGCGCCACGAGCGGCGCGGTGCGCGACTACGTGCTGGGTGTGCGCATACTGGACGGCCGCGGCACTGAGCTTTCGTTCGGCGGCCGCGTAATGAAGAACGTGGCAGGCTACGACGTCTCGCGCCTGATGGCGGGCTCCCTGGGGACGCTGGGCGTGATCTTGGAGGTGTCGCTCAAGGTCCTGCCGCGTCCCCGCACCGAGCGTACCTTGCGCCTCGACATGGACGAGGCGCAAGCCATCGAGACCATGAACCGGTGGGCCAGTACGCCGCTGCCCATCTCCGCCACCTTCTACCACGACGGCCTCGTCTACGTGCGCCTCTCAGGCGCCGAGGGCGCGATTCGTGCCGCCCAGGCGAAGATTGGCGGAGAAGCGATCGTAGACGACGCGGAATTCTGGGCTTCGGTGCGGGAGCACACGCATCCGTTCTTCGGTTCGGGACAACGGCTGTGGCGGCTCTCAGTGAAATCCACCACCCCGCCCCTGCAGCTGCCCGGTCGCCAAGTCATCGAGTGGGGAGGCGCTCTCCGCTGGCTTGTGACCGACGCTCCGGCAGCGGAGATTCGCGCCGCCGCCCAGCGCGCCGGGGGTCACGCCACGCTGTTCCGCGGCGCCGACGGCACCACGCCTGTATTCCACCCCCTGCCGGCGACCCTTGAGCGCATCCACCGCCGTCTGAAGCAGGCCTTTGACCCGGCCGGCATCCTGAACCCCGGGCGACTTTACCCCGGCATGTGA
- the glcF gene encoding glycolate oxidase subunit GlcF: METHLAEFIRHTPQGREAESILRACVHCGFCTATCPTYQLLGDELDGPRGRIYLIKQVLEGAPATKKIQLHLDRCLTCRACETTCPSGVKYGRLADIGRAVVEKQVGRGRLDQIRRTALRTVLPRRWLFDPLLQLGQAVRPLLPPALRTSVPPRETSTPWPAPRHSRRMVVLDGCVQPAIAPNINAAAARVLDRLGISLVRPRRSGCCGAVTYHLNAQDEGLHYARSLIDAWWPHIEQGAEAVVVTATGCGAMVAEYGHLLRHDPAYAAKAAKVSALAKDISQVIVAERAHIAKLLDGRPRPKLAFHAPCTLQHALKLRGVVEDLLRGVGFALTPVPDSHLCCGSAGTYSILQRELSQKLLRNKVTALTSGKPELIATANIGCLTHLRSGTEVPVKHWIEVLDEAMATP; this comes from the coding sequence ATGGAAACCCATCTCGCCGAATTCATCCGTCATACCCCCCAGGGCCGGGAAGCCGAGTCGATCCTGCGCGCTTGTGTCCACTGCGGCTTCTGCACCGCTACCTGTCCCACGTACCAACTTCTCGGCGACGAGCTGGACGGGCCACGCGGGCGCATCTATCTCATCAAGCAGGTGCTGGAAGGAGCGCCGGCCACGAAGAAGATCCAGTTGCACCTGGACCGCTGCTTGACCTGCCGCGCCTGCGAAACCACCTGCCCTTCAGGCGTGAAATACGGACGTCTGGCCGACATTGGTCGTGCCGTGGTGGAGAAACAAGTGGGCCGCGGACGTCTAGACCAGATCCGGCGCACCGCGCTTCGCACCGTGTTGCCCCGGCGATGGTTATTCGATCCCCTGCTTCAGCTCGGCCAAGCCGTGCGGCCGCTCCTGCCGCCAGCGCTCAGGACCAGCGTTCCGCCGCGCGAGACATCGACCCCCTGGCCTGCGCCCCGACACTCCCGGCGCATGGTGGTGCTGGACGGCTGTGTGCAACCGGCGATCGCCCCCAACATCAACGCCGCGGCCGCCCGAGTGCTCGACCGCCTGGGCATCTCGCTCGTACGCCCGCGGCGCTCCGGCTGCTGCGGAGCCGTGACTTATCATCTGAACGCGCAGGACGAGGGACTCCACTACGCCCGGAGTCTCATCGATGCCTGGTGGCCCCACATCGAGCAGGGGGCTGAAGCGGTCGTCGTGACGGCCACGGGCTGCGGCGCCATGGTCGCAGAATACGGACACCTGCTGCGCCATGATCCCGCCTACGCGGCCAAGGCGGCGAAGGTCTCGGCGCTGGCAAAGGACATCAGCCAGGTAATCGTGGCCGAGAGAGCGCACATCGCGAAATTGCTTGATGGAAGACCCAGACCGAAACTCGCCTTCCACGCACCATGCACCTTGCAGCACGCGCTCAAGCTCCGCGGCGTGGTGGAAGACCTGCTGCGCGGCGTCGGCTTCGCGCTCACACCCGTGCCCGACTCGCACCTGTGCTGCGGCTCGGCGGGTACTTACTCCATCCTGCAGCGGGAGCTTTCCCAAAAGCTGCTGCGCAATAAGGTCACAGCCCTCACCTCGGGGAAACCCGAACTCATCGCCACCGCCAACATCGGCTGTCTCACCCATCTCCGCAGCGGCACAGAGGTGCCGGTCAAGCACTGGATTGAGGTGCTCGATGAAGCGATGGCAACCCCCTGA
- a CDS encoding plasmid pRiA4b ORF-3 family protein: protein MRYVYDFGNGWEHRIRAEKSLSLHAYPCAPFAWPERMPVPPEDVGDPDGYFDFLRPLPAPAIPDRKRYSKGVAVASILLPSISRALAKRFQRIKP, encoded by the coding sequence TTGCGCTACGTCTACGACTTTGGCAATGGCTGGGAGCACCGGATCAGAGCCGAGAAATCCCTCTCACTCCATGCATACCCTTGCGCTCCTTTTGCCTGGCCGGAGCGAATGCCCGTCCCCCCGGAAGATGTCGGCGATCCTGACGGCTACTTCGACTTCCTGCGGCCATTGCCGGCCCCGGCTATTCCGGACAGGAAGAGATATTCCAAGGGTGTGGCGGTGGCTTCGATCCTACTGCCCTCGATCTCGAGGGCACTGGCAAAACGCTTTCAGCGCATCAAGCCTTGA
- the cas2 gene encoding CRISPR-associated endonuclease Cas2 has translation MALNAIKSWLIAYDVADSRRLARVHRYLKSKAVPVQYSVFVTRASAVQIGAIRSALADLIDPKTDDVRIYQVPDSPELVVLGTKALPDGIQLLEGKEPGSFVAFTSSPPEAKLSLQLTERSHGRAG, from the coding sequence ATGGCGCTGAACGCTATCAAAAGCTGGCTGATTGCCTATGATGTCGCCGATTCCAGGCGGCTTGCGCGCGTGCATCGCTACCTGAAGTCCAAGGCAGTACCCGTCCAGTACTCGGTGTTCGTCACCCGCGCAAGCGCAGTCCAAATTGGCGCCATCCGGTCGGCACTCGCAGACCTGATCGATCCCAAGACCGACGACGTGCGTATCTACCAGGTACCGGATTCACCTGAGCTCGTAGTCCTTGGCACAAAAGCGCTCCCCGATGGAATACAACTGCTCGAGGGCAAGGAACCGGGATCGTTCGTTGCGTTTACATCTTCTCCGCCAGAGGCTAAATTATCTTTGCAGCTCACTGAGCGCTCCCATGGGCGCGCGGGTTAG
- a CDS encoding CRISPR-associated endonuclease Cas1 has translation MGAIREGVGLSPVLTKGLGGSVATSGADAIVRRPLYVLAAGRTSVDLDGPALLVRAKDRADARYPLSRVSRVITSARVEWRARALAACLQHGIPLVLTGAENTPLGYLLPAVRTLSRLSRDLEEFLDRPDWREHYHDWLRAERMRLFARWQRSREEAGKPLPQETLCELKRRYVYLNERSEVLAPDGLLSTAIRAAVAERLHKAGLGAVYWGFRGEAFHLLEDVSRLLELVLHLEWHGLGEVAHFEGAAILRMFHAFAFSLTTHCDDILGHLHRYLKSLLEEWR, from the coding sequence ATGGGGGCCATTAGAGAAGGCGTCGGATTGAGCCCTGTCTTGACCAAGGGGCTGGGCGGCTCAGTCGCAACCTCCGGTGCAGACGCGATCGTCCGCCGGCCGCTCTACGTGCTGGCGGCAGGCCGCACGTCCGTGGACTTGGATGGCCCGGCCTTGCTCGTGAGGGCCAAGGACCGCGCTGACGCCCGCTACCCCTTAAGCCGCGTCTCCCGCGTGATTACTTCAGCACGCGTCGAGTGGCGGGCGAGGGCGCTGGCGGCCTGCCTGCAACATGGCATACCGCTCGTGCTCACGGGAGCCGAGAACACCCCGCTAGGTTACCTGCTTCCTGCCGTACGGACACTCTCCCGCCTGAGCCGAGATCTGGAGGAATTTCTCGATCGCCCCGACTGGCGGGAGCACTATCACGATTGGCTGCGCGCCGAGCGCATGCGGCTGTTTGCCCGATGGCAGCGCAGTCGGGAGGAGGCCGGTAAACCGCTGCCGCAGGAAACGTTGTGCGAGCTCAAGCGCCGGTACGTGTACCTGAACGAGCGGTCAGAAGTTCTGGCGCCGGACGGCCTGCTCTCAACGGCGATTCGCGCCGCGGTCGCCGAGCGGCTCCACAAAGCGGGACTCGGAGCGGTCTATTGGGGGTTTCGGGGCGAAGCTTTTCACCTCCTGGAAGACGTTTCGCGGCTCCTTGAGCTCGTGCTTCATTTGGAATGGCACGGCCTCGGAGAGGTCGCGCATTTCGAGGGGGCCGCCATCCTGCGCATGTTCCATGCTTTTGCGTTTTCGTTGACGACGCATTGCGACGACATCCTCGGACATTTGCACCGGTATCTCAAGTCGCTGCTGGAAGAATGGCGCTGA